aagcgctggagtgcgttatgctgcgacgcttcgatagcatttagcttagccccattcattcaatgctaccatttagagataaagttagaagtgaccaaacacattaacgtttttcctatttaagacgagtagttatacgagcaagtttggtggtacaaaataaaacatagcgcttttctaagtggatttaaaagaggaactatattttatggcataatagcacttttgggagtacttcgactcccCTGAAAAGTCTGcaccccttctcactctcataatgcgagagggagggtgttactgcgcagagtcgaagtactcccaaaagtgctattacgccataaaatatagttcctcttttaaatccgcttagaaaagcgctacgttttattttgtaccaccaaacttgctcgtataactactcgtcttaaataggaaaaacgttgatgtgtttggtcacttctaactttatctctaaatggtacaattgaatgaatggggctaagctaaatgctatcgaagcgtcgcagcgtgctccagcgcttacgtgcacgcacacagatgatagagggatgtatcaacaattcttagttaaggtaataacatattttaatattgaaaatgagtagactattcctttaatgtctgtacctttaaatgcaaatgagctacagctcctcacttccttacCCACAGACAGTAAGCGCTTTCAGTTCAAATATATCTGATTAATGCAGTCTaagacaatagtatctagtgGACAGAGCACAAATCGCTaagggtggaaactatggtaatgcaggactgttaGTGGGCGGTGCTTTTCAAtatgacctcacattgataagagaatcaaaacggcatgtctaatgagactgatTTGggttaatggggattaaaaaaccAGGtgcgggtggattttttttcattgtagggtggttgtgttcacacactgccaacccACATTATGTCCAAATTTTGGTAATCCATAATAGGTGCTCCTTAACATCAAAATTTAAAGTCTAGCATTAAAATGCATGTATCCTTCTCACTAAATGCTTTGgtaagttaataaaaaataataacactgtaGTTCTCAATTCACACTATtatattggctgtttattagtAGGGTTGCACGGGGTAAAAACTAAGgttaagcatttttttttctttcacgctgccaaaagacgatctcctgcaaattattggaaatgtatcaTGATTTTtacagagagttattgatgaacgagtgttttggtggcatgtaagtaaatttttatgtttttttcagtttctaagttgggtgtgtaagataccaaaaccaatgctatgtcatattaaacagtgtcttgttgactaaaacatagcagcgctttgaaatatgtctgcagctcttagcaacttttttggtgggcttgaaaatattttcacccagcggggttagttgtaacgctgtgttacaacaacccctcagcacttacgatatgaaaaccactaacgttagcgtaattcttgccgttgttttaaataggctacacatgaatgattgctggctgctaataaaataaatgtgcctgtcttatcaaaaattgtgtgtcaaatttatttttgttcatatctttaatattgattgaataagttcacgtcaaagattgaaatcataacgaaatgaatggctaaaatcagactttgatgctcattatctccgaattagattttgaaactgtagtatggtttatacagactgggtcacatataaaaaaatgtgtcataACTGTGCTGCTTttttcacatatttagacatttgaatgaatgaatacagtgtggatacctgtctattatagacagatatataaacaatatccacttcaagtatatagacaaaatagtattgaaatatttgcctgcaaacttaatttttagcaagtgttacaactaaccccctgcctgttacaattaaccgcacctatggggtaagttgtacgtttacacttctgtcacgtttggtgtaattgtccaagaatggtaagtaacagaaacaaacttcaaatggttATTTGTagcagatgtgtgtgttgcttttgtaaaaatataattaatcaaactcaaatattttttgaatgattgggccaaaaccaaaaagcgctAGGTTGTGCCCCGCACTCCCCTACTTTAATAGTATATATTAATACCttattctgcaaaaccttattctataTCCCTAACCCCTCCCCATTTCAAGCAATAGGcctacttaaaattaacaactactttactaagtattaataagcagtagttggggtatattgaggcaaaagtagttaatagttagttaaaggcaggataggcaggaattatctaaaaaacttttttccaaatttgtttaaactgtctttatataccaatacataagtaaaatgtaagtactctgaaaaagagagtataaaactcaaGTGTCtctagacctctcacgactgttttaaacacagttaattatttccattcaggatgaaacaaatgattggcttgcgcgactatcactctctcgcgcgaccatggcaccacccctgttgctatgggatctgcccacacatgcgcacacccgattgatttgaacgtgcacgaggcaaaagtacggcagagaaagtgcattcagaattcacagtacctgcatccagtcagcgaaggcaaacaaaggaataaacgaagcaatcaaacgagagtaaatatcgcgtggcttttcctcgagtcgacgatgtggtagcggtattgtctccggaatgtagtcctcatcagagtcaacaatggtttcatcacggaaactcttccatgcaaaacattggcttaatagtgagtactaaaagccatcctatttgtttatattcatagtgataaagttaggtgtattattacatgtgattgtgacatgatgttactacatgcaccgcactccttcctctccgctcgtctgaggtaaatgctgcttcatgtgttttgggggcgtggctttagaagaaacccagaagggagggggtggagtgaatgaaaaaatgagctgtgtctaaaacagtggtgagactgagaggtctacagacactcgacctttacttacattttacttatgtattggtatataaagacagtttaaacaaatttgtaaaaaagtttttttagataattcctgcctatcctgcctttaatagTGAGAACTGGACTTACAGTAGGACCAGAATATTTATTCAAGCCATTTCATGCCTATTCTTGTATCActtactaaataggatttaaaaagtaattagtaataagtaaataaatatttcttTTGAGAGAGAAATTTGTACAGTAGtctaattacatgattaaatatgtaattagtaactagtaattgattacttttttgagtaacttacccaacactggtgcTGACATAAGACGTTTGTACTGTATTTCATAAGcttccattttttttcttccattgatatgtttttttttctttttagctTTTTTGGTCTTTATTCAGACAGTATAATGGAGAGTAAACAAAAAAAGCGTTGAGATCGGGGGAATCTCAGAGACGGGAATCGAACAATGGTCGCTGTGAGTACACTGGTGCTACATGTCGGTGCACTAACCGGGCTATCGACACCAACAAGCTTCTGTTTTTCTGTTATGTCTGTAATACCTGTACCGATATGTATTTGCTTTAAGGAGGCTTTTATACGATGCTAAATTACAAAAAGCACTATAGGAATAAAACGTAAAGGGAGATTAACAACATGTCACATTTAAAGTCGAGTCATTGTTACTGCTGCCAGAAGAGCCCCAGAAAGAAGATAACACATAAGGTACACCAGTGCCCACAAATGTGTTTGCGATGAAACTTcaagaaattcattttaattatcaACTGAATATTACGTTTttaagtttttgtttcatgCCTTCCACTAACCTTTTGGACAGGTGAAGGTGAGGCGGAGTTGAAGTCAAGTGACAAGTAATCCAGCTGTGAACGTCCCATGTGCCGTGAGTCCTGAACAAATACAGAAGCACAAACAGTAACTTTAACACATAAAAATGACCATATTCACCACGTACCTTATATCACGTAAGGATTAGCTTCGATCCTTGatggccactgtcctgcaagcTAGTCGTGGTTTTTAGGATTACTTTGCTAAAAAAGTTTCATTCATTCACTTTGGTTGgagagcttcagaaaaggtcatgTGATTTTCGATAAGGGAACACAGGGTCCAGCGATTGACCCCCTGGGTTTttctgttgcattatgggaGTTTTTAGGGAGCTGATGTTTAAGCGCACTGAAaagattttgcgattgagagaGCACCCAAAAATGGCCTGATGAAACCCGAAGTGCCCAATTTTACacaatagattttttttcaggTACTTAAAAGTGCACTTCTTGTTTTTTCATTGTGAACACACTGTTTATACAAAACAGCATGGAGATTTATATTAGTGTTTTCTTCATCTGGTTCTTTCCTTCTGTTCTCCCTATTGCCCTTTCACTCTTctaaatttaaagaaaaatggaGCAATAAATTATTCACGAGAGAGGACGAGTTAAACAGGAAGTTACATTACCGTCGGCGTTAGGCTCTCTTCCTGTTCAGGACCGTTTAGGCCCCACCCCCGCCGCCTGTCCAAAGGAACACACTGAAGCGATGCGCTagagacaaaacaaaacacgTCAACGTTTAAATACAGCCATATGAATATCGACACGATTTGCCAGTCTATTAACTAATAAAGCAAATGACCATGCTCGCACATGACAGACATGAATGAGAAAACACTTGTGCGGAAGGGGTCGTGCAGACAGGAAAGAGAGGTCAGGTGACGTGGAGCAGAAAAGTCCAGATTGATTAAGACACAGAAATAAAGTGGTAGAGAAAAGAACAAAGTGCAGAGAATCAGTTTAggatttttgtgtgttttatagTATAATGTTGTGCACATCTCACTTGGGTTCGGTCATGGTGCGTGTTAGAGGGACGTGGAACGGACATTCGGAGATAGTGGACAAACCCCGCAGGTCTAAGGGTGGCGGTCGTACTGTAAGACCAAACAAAATGTAAATCGATTACACAGATACAGGTTCAGTTCTCTATATATTAGTAACAGCATCTGGAAGACATTTTATATTATACCAATGATAATGTCTAACCCCTGTCCCTTCCCTTAAACGTACCCATCACACAAACAGACATTACAtgatttaaagaaaaactttcatttttgtagccttttttgtaaataaagacCATCTAAATTGTGCTCACAGGAAATTTGGCCTTCACAAACTATAGCCAAACACACACTTTTAGTTTAATGAGGCATTTCCTTTGTATGAAGGTGCATGACCTGTATGTGCTTTGTGTCTCCACTTAAGCAGTTTCCTGCTCTGTCTGTAACAGAATTATGCGCTTCCTGTCTTATAACATTTTTtggtatgtatatatgtatatatatacaatttctGCTATTAAGGCCCCTCAATAAAATTAATCAACATATTTAGGACAATGAATACTGCTTtacattagggctgtcacaatatCAGATATTCACTACACAATTTTCTTGGCCCAAAAATGTCACAGTGACAATATTATTGCGATGCCTTTTGAATTTTTTGAGGGGGGGTATGAACAATATTATGAGTTAAAATCATCTTTAGTATtggttattttgttttaatagtTTTTGGCCAATTTATTATACCAAAAAGATAAGAGTAGGGAGGCAGAAAGAGAGTTTGTAACAATTGTTGCTGTTAAGGAAAAATGTTAAATGGCTGCTGAAATATTTACAACATCATCATATGTGTAGTCTTATGAtgagcaatgatattacgcagtaataactttcaatagcagggactattttcaggcactgcgtaatatcattgcgcttcctgcagccatgttaaggcagcaaagtccttgattattacgccagaatgagagtatagttcctagccatatctgcctagaaaatcacaacttttcattctccatctgtcttagtacacgtcacgatgtaactacagaagagtcaggttttaaataggacaaatatcgaaactctttggttattttttagcgcaatgctaatggtctaatcagatttaatggattaagctaagctatgctaaaagtgctaccgcCAGACGCGGAGATCAGcggaatggattccaaaatggtaaaaatcaaatgtttaactctagggaagctgggaaatgagcatatttttaaaaaagtggcgTGTCCCTTTGCAATATGTAACTTTAactgtgcgtttacaccagccgcggtagaggcggcaaaaacacgctattcgcgcgtagttggacgcttgaacatttgagtttacaagttgagtcatacgtttctacagtagccctaaacagacaatctcagatgatgacatgtttgtcctgtggcggctgtCATAGCTTCACTATGCATTTCGAAAAGGaagggtgagctgtggactgagccgttggttgcaattaaCAATCTCAACGCTAGTGAGTCCTTTTACAGTAGTTTGTATTTGATAACaacgtaaataaataaaaataacattaccTTTGTTCATATATCATATCTAATGCATCTAAACTATtactgtgcgtttacactagCCGCGCTGCAGGATGCctaattgcgtctttgcattgacttaacatgtaaatcacccgcgcttgccgcctctaccgcggcaggtgtaaacgcagcataacactgagctaacgttactgtgtaaaattaatttatacaaGTTAGCGACTAAGCTACACGTCCttaaattcttgcctggctgccaaacctctccgcacagttgtgatccatgcttgtagcaaaccaaaacagtttattttcgacaaggtatttgtttcagagataaGTGTAGCCATTAGCCAgactaataaaaaatacagactGGAAGTTCATTTCAGTGTAGGCGTGTAACATTCACAATGTTAacacatttacttttaatgggtgacgtcatgcgttgtcgaactgaattgtggatccgtcaacGCAGTGTCGCTGCCGTTGCTCATTGTAGAAGTtgaacttttctcaacttttcaagcgccaaCGCGTGCGTctgccaatcagatcgccttatgcaaataactttttaaattacGTTTATGCAATACCGAAGCATGTGATGGCCACGCTTTAGACAAGTATGCGTGAACGCTAtcgccctgtgtgaatgtaccgttagcACGACAGCGCACATGCATCCGATAAAACCGTCTATTGACAATACCGGTATATTGTGACACCCCTATTACACATACACTACTATAAACAAAGTAAGCAGTATGCAGTATATACTTTatagagtgtgtgtgtgatcaTGACATCACTTTTCTCTCTGCTTTATTTAGCCTGTTCTGTATATCATCTTCCTCAAAATCATTTCATGTGcgtcatacattttttgtatctCTCCTTTTATTAGATCATCTATTCCACTTCTCTGTTTTTTTCTAACCTGTTTTATTCTAGTTGCTGAGCAGTTACATCTAACACAACCCACAAGGCCTGTATCACATGACCTTCATGTAGATAAACCAGTTTGTAACCACTTCAGAACAAAACGTTCTAAAATAACTTTACGTTAGTACAATTATGACATCACATCTATTTGAGCTACATGAGTCATTGGCAATATACTGTACAATACACTATTACTATAAATACTATTTATATAAACTATTTATATTGATATATACAAATATCCTAGAAATCATCTTCCATAGTGtcaaacattttgttttatgcAAAGCATATAATTTTATAGGCTTCATGAAAATATCACTTGAGATGTGCAATGCTGATGCTGCAAAAACATACCCAGTATAATTTTAAGtgcttttacattattttaaacctTTATTGCATTTTCAACCAAAACATTTACCTCGCCTTCTTGGTTTCAGGTTGCGGTCGACTGGAGGGGGCTCAAGGTCAGGATTCGAAGGTGAGGGTAGCTCTGTTTTCCCATTGGACAGTACGGAGACAGGCAAGCTGGAGGGGCTCATGGGTATGTAGCCGTCCGAAGTAGCATCAGAGCCGCTGATAGGTGGGGAGGCCATGGGCACATACGAATCTTCATATATTAATGAGTGGTTTTCAGTAAGTGCTGTGTTCAGAAATATGGGCTAGAAAAGAAAGTGTTTGGGGGGAAGCAAAGCACTGTGTTACATCTGGTGTCTAGAACTGAATATTCAAACTAGATGCTAGTTTAGAGCTCCTGTTTAACTTTCTCCTGGTTCATTTgactattttgtatttgaatatTTCTTTACCAGGTTCAGGCTCAGTCGTTTGTTCCAGTTTCGTCCAGGATTGTCAAACTCTGCTGAAACAAGCAAAGTTAAAGGGGCACATGATAATAGGCAGAAAGACTCATACATGAAGTAACATacatatgaatatatatatgtgacacttaaaatccagactaaagtctcataattttaatctaatttatgtagaaaactctaaatcacaaaaaatgacttgctagctgggttttcatagactgggtcacataaatatgtgtttttttagTGCAGACGTGTGTATGGTCACCTCTCCTAAAATGGTCTACTCCTGACAGTGATGTCCTACGAGGGAGGAGGGCCGGTTGCACCTGATTACGCCCCGTATCGTCATTGGGGTGCTGATCCGACAGATGTGTGGGTTTGGGCGGGAGAGGAGGAGGTGTCTGTGACTCTGATGCAACGCAGAAGGGCCGGTCGAATCTGAAAATGTCAGACGGCTGGCGTAACGAAACGGGAGAAGAGAGACAAGAAGAGAGAGAAGAGGagactgagaga
The sequence above is drawn from the Misgurnus anguillicaudatus chromosome 22, ASM2758022v2, whole genome shotgun sequence genome and encodes:
- the gab3 gene encoding GRB2-associated-binding protein 3 isoform X3 is translated as MSGNPDVLEYYRSKSSRKPIRTIDLQECEVTIEAEVRPTKRQYQNQHLFVVKTATRIFYLLAKTAEEMNSWVQNIGQICTFGGLDGHAESMDSLNRTPSSHQPSPALSPRVSLVANQDPVTVENHAIQDRPSESDISPPLDYLFLSQCETGTKSIVRCDSVSNSERSFEQSSSEYTEDVFSPAPRIDSSPSPFLLGGAPEPPFSAPCGPLSLSVSSSLSSCLSSPVSLRQPSDIFRFDRPFCVASESQTPPPLPPKPTHLSDQHPNDDTGRNQVQPALLPRRTSLSGVDHFRRAEFDNPGRNWNKRLSLNLPIFLNTALTENHSLIYEDSYVPMASPPISGSDATSDGYIPMSPSSLPVSVLSNGKTELPSPSNPDLEPPPVDRNLKPRRRVRPPPLDLRGLSTISECPFHVPLTRTMTEPNASLQCVPLDRRRGWGLNGPEQEESLTPTDSRHMGRSQLDYLSLDFNSASPSPVQKKPLLADEYRVDYVKVDEKKTQALQSTKLEWKDNRQSKA